Below is a window of Leptolyngbya sp. CCY15150 DNA.
TAGATTCTGTAAATACCTTGATTCGTCAGGGAAGTCAACCAAGGGCTGGCTATGACAAACTCGGTGCAGAATCTTTTGAAAGTCGTTCAAGATCGCCCAACGGTTCGCCTCAGTCAAAATGGGCACGTGGATAAAGAGGCATGGCAGATCGAGATGCTGGTCTCGAACGTAGCGCAGCATGGCGTAGTACAAATAATTGCAAACAAACCGACCGGCATCATGGCTGATCTGGGTCATGGTTAAACCATCCACCAGCCGATCTAAGTGGAACGGCGTGTATAGCGTCTCGCGGGGGGCGATCGCCCGTGACTCTAAATTCAAGGTCTGGCTACGTTCACTCATGCCGCAGCAGAGCAACACATGGGGGCGTATTCGATTCACGCCAGCGATCGCCTGTAGCGGAGCCTGCTGAAAATTCACGGGCAAATGCCGCAGGGTTTGCAGCGTGGGCAATACGGTTCGAGAGCGCAACAGCTCGGCAATCAAGTCATCTGAAGAATTCGAAGTCTGATGAGGCATCCAAGTCTGGAAAGACGTCAACAAAAGGGTTTTACCCATCGGTGTACTCCTCTTGAAACCCAGGTTTATCCAACCAAATTGATGAGTAGATGTCACGACGCAACCCCGTCTACGCTGCCCAGATGTCTGCTGGGATTTCCCCATCCATCTAGAGCGTGCAGCCCAATCCGGATAATTCGATGATGGTTCCTAGGATCACAGGTCTCAGCATGGCCGGACTGAACCCTAGACAGGTATCCTGTAACACCCCGAACCATGAAGTAGATGCTAGGTCTAGAGCCTCAGAAGCGATCGCCGCCCTTGGTCTAGGGACTCCAGAGATCGTTGATACCCTGAACTTGATGCCCTGAACCCAACGAGCGATCGACACCCCAATATCAAACTCCAGCCTTTTGACTCTAGCGCGTGTCTGAGGATGACACCCATCATCAGACATGATCATGCCCTTGATTTTCTCGATCATGTCAGGCCCTGTAGCCTAAGGCACATAAGGATCAAACAATTTTTTTCAATTGGTCAAAAATCTTAGCGAAAAAATTACAATCCGAGATCTATTTTCAGCTTAGAAATGCTACTGTTGTGGCCGCTTCTCCAGTTATCCTCCATCTCCTCCCAGCCTATGGTCGGCATCAGTGGGTCACAGCTAGCGTGGATTGCATTCACGTCGATCGCCATCACCGTGGGCGTGTTCGTGCTTTTGGTGGTACGCGATCGCTTCGCACCGCCCTCTGACGACCAAGATTCCTAAGCGTTTCATTTGCTGGTATATTTGTACTATCAACAGGTCGTAAGACCCTGCCTTCTGCTAGCAGAAGGCCCTACTCAGCTGCATTCTGCATCAGCCATGCCTGAGTTAGAACCATGGTGATGGCGATCGCTCTCCTAAAATGCCAAGGAGATACGTAATCCAGTTGGCAGTAGGGCCATGAGCACCATGTCATCATCATGGTCAAATCGCTCTGATGAGCGGTGTACGTTGACCTTTTATCGCGCTTCCCAGTCACCCATGGCGCACTATCAATGTTTTGTTGACCTCGGTAGCTCCAGTACCAAAGCAGTCATGAGCGACGGCATTGGCTTGTATGCCTTCAAATGTTCGCCCCTGGTTGCAGATATGCCACCTTCTGAACTCACGATCATTGAAGCGCAAGGAGAACAACTCGGCACAGGGTTAGAGTCTGTGAGCTATATCCAGCTCGCCCCCGACGATCCGGTCTATGCCCTAGGCGTTGATGCCCAAGGGAAACCCAATAAATCCACCAGCAATCTCCCCAAAAGCGCCCTAGCTCACTTGAAGGTGCTAGGGGTGATCGGTGAATTGGCCCATCGCTATGACCTCACTCGGGTTCCCCTCGATGTGGGCGTAGCGCTGCCGTTTAACGAATATTTAACCGACTATAAGCCGCTCACCCATCGCCTGTTGGGTCAAAAGTCGTTCACCTATCGCGGTCGCGAGATTGACTTAGATCTAGAGCAGGTGAAGGTCTTGCCGGAAGCGGCCGGCCTCGTCCAGTGGCGCAAGGTGGAAATGGCCCAGCATGGCGGGCTCAGCAACCAAACCTTTGCCGTTCTCATGTTTGGGCATCGTGACCTAAGTTTTCTCTTTTTCCGGGAAGGGAAACCGCCTCGGGGTGAACCGAGCAGCACAGAGCGTCTGGGCTTCCAGCAGGTTCTGGTCGCCATTTCCCAAGATATGCCCTGCAACTCCGATGATCCCTTCCTCTATGAAGCCTTGATCAAAGGGATGGGCAGTGTCACCTTCCCGTCTCGTCCAGGGCAGGTCTATCGATTGAGCGATCGCTTTGAGCAAGCCAAGGCCTACTATTGGGATCTGGTGAAGCACCGTCTCGATGAATGGTTTGCGGCGGTGGATGTCCCCCATTATGAAGTGCTGATCAGCGGCGGCGTAGCGGCTATCCTACAGGCCGATCTAGAAGAATATTTTGAGGATCGATCCGCCTTTTGCACCGTCAACTGGCTTGATCATCTCAAAGAAGAGGTGGCCGGCGCGCTAAGTCTGCCATCGGAGATTGAGCAAATCCGCTTTAGCGATTGCTATGGTGGCGCAAAGTGGATGGCTCTGAAATTTCACAAACCAGCCAAGGCAGGAGGTTAGCGGTGGTGGCACGGAAACGAATTTCGATTCGGTTTGAAGCCGAGGCACACACGGTTGAAGGACGATTGCTGGACTACCTCAAGGAACATAAGCTGCTCAACTATCGAGACGCGATTGTGCGGGCGACCAAGGCCTACTACGTGCCCTGGGTCTATGAGGGAGAACTTTCAGAAGAAGAGCTGCGATCGCTGGCCCAGGGAGCGATCGAGGAACTAGAGTTTCGCATTTTCCAAATTCGTAAGCACTTTTTAGGCGAAGGCAGTGAGCCATTGGACATGCGCACGCTGCCCCCCAGTCCAGCAGAACGCAGTTCCTCTCGGTCAGACATCTCTCGGGAAACGCCTGCCGATCCCGCACCGGTGAGACCCCTATCGTTGAAAGACGTGATTGACCATACCAACGTGGATCCCTCGGTGCTGGATGACTTCTAGCGACGCACCAAGGACGTTTGGGGAACATAGTTCGCCGGATTCTGCGCCACCCACCCTAGATCAGAATTGGTACGCACTTCAAAATGCAGGTGCGGAAAGGAGACGAGACCAGTCTCCCCCACCGTACCCACCTGTTGCCCCTGCCGTACCTGCTGCCCTACGGTGACCTGAATACCATCAAGCTGCGCATAGCGGGTTTGCAGCCCTTGGCTATGGTTAATCACCACTAAGTTGCCGTAGTTACCTTGCTCGGCAGCAAAGGCCACGGTGCCAGATCCCACTGCCAACACCGACGTTCCGGAAGCCGCCGCCAAATCCACACCGCTGTGAAAGACAACCTCCCCACTGATCGGGTCAATTTGCCAGCCATAGCCCACTGCCACCTCGACAGGCTCGGAGAGGGGATAGCCGTTGATCGGTGAATCATCCAGGGTAGAAGGCGTGGCGGCAGAGCTTGGTGACCAGTTGACGCCAGGGATGAAGGCCATAGCGGCAGGCGATCGCACACAGCCATTCACCTCAAACAGCACGTCAGCTCGCACATTATATTGACGAGACACATCTTGCCAGGTGGTGCCGCTGGGCACCGTCACCCGAATACCGTTGTAGGGCGGAATCTGTAGAGACATACCGTTAGATACATTGCCCTGCTGCAAGGCTGGATTTAAGCCCATCAGCGTCGATGGAATCAAGCCATACTGCGCAGCGATCGCTTCTAGGGTTTCCCCCGGCTGCACCACATGGGTTTGAATCCGCGCTAGGGCCGGCAGGCCACACAGCGTCTCAGGGTCACCGGCAGGGATGTCTTGAGCGATCGCTTGCCCACTCCCCATAGCCAACCCTAGGAGAACGGCGATGCTGCCCAACTGTTGATATGGTCTACGTCGTCGCATTGTACTGACCCCACATACTAACCCCGAACTGTGTCTCCCATTTCATCATATCGAATGCATCCAGCAACGATGGCCAGCCTATGCCAGCAGAACGGCTTACAAGACTTCCCAGGCATAGCGTCCAGCCGTCAAACCTTGGGGCGAGCGATCGCCAACCCAGCCTAGAGAGCACTAGGACAGTCCTACCCACCACCACCCGATCCATCCGGACAGGCGCAGATCCTTCGGCAATTACACCCCTGACCTGCCTCGAAAATTCGCTAGACTTGTGCCATAGAGATGCGGTGAGTACACCGATGGGCAAGAACTATGGGCACATTGACTCGACAACTTGGGATTTATCTCATTCTCCTAGCCGCTGGGGGGGGTGCAGGCTGGGCCGGCAACCAATACCTCAATGCCAGGCAAGAAACCCTGAATCCAAGCGTATCCGAGACCGCTGAGACTGAAACCATTACACCGCTTGCTGCCCGTCCCGAGCCCACTGAAGCGATCAGTCCTTCAATTGCCGCTGTCAACAACAATCCCAATTTCATTGCCGATGCCGTGGAGAAAGTTGGGCCGGCCGTTGTGCGCATCAATGCCTCTCGTCGTGTTGCATCCGGCATTCCTGACGGCTTCCCCAATCCCCTGCGCCGCTTCTTTGAAGACGACACTCTCCCCTTGCCCGAAGAGCGCATTCAAGAGGGAACAGGCTCCGGATTTATCCTCAGTGCTGATGGGCAACTGATTACCAATGCCCACGTCGTTGAAGGGGCCGACACCGTTGAAGTCACGCTCAAGGATGGGCGTACCTTTCAGGGAGAAGTCCTTGGCACCGATCCAGTCACCGATATTGCTGTGATCAAAATTGATGCGGTTGATTTGCCCACTGTCACCCTAGGCAACTCCGAAACCCTGATTCCAGGACAATGGGCGATCGCCATTGGCAACCCCCTAGGGTTAGATAACACGGTCACCGCCGGCATCATCAGCGCCACCGGACGCTCCAGTTCCCAGATTGGCATTCCCGATAAGCGGGTACGATTCATCCAAACCGATGCTGCTATCAATCCAGGCAATTCAGGCGGCCCCTTGCTCAACGATCGCGGCGAAGTGATTGGTATCAACACGGCCATTCGCGCCAACGCCCAAGGTCTTGGATTTGCCATTCCGATTGAAACGGCTCTGCGAGTTGCCCAGCAGTTAGTGGAAACAGGTCGGGTTGAACATCCCTTCTTGGGCATTCAGATGGTTGACCTAGACGACAACTTTAAGGCTCAGGTGTCTAACGATCCAACGATCCAGATCGATGACGATCTCGACGAAGGCGTCGTGATCATTAAGGTGATGCCAGATACCCCCGCAGATAATGCCGGACTGCGGACTGGAGATGTCATTCTCAGCATGAATGACGTACCTGTAACCACAGCCACTGACGTGCAGGCCCAGGTCGAGCTCAGTGGCGTTGACGAAGATATTGAGATTGGCATCAACCGCAATGGCGAGCTGGAAACCATCTCAGTACGCACCGGCACCATGCCCGATAGTGGCATTAACTAGTCTTAGGCTGTAGCCCAAACAATAAGGCGATCGCTTCCTGCTAGAGCGATCGCCCAAGGGTTGAACCAGCAAGGCTAGCTAGATCGCCAGATCCCTAGCCCATCCCCTCGCCGAGCTATAGTTTTTCGATGAGACGCTGCACAATTTGCATCCCCGTCAGCGCCTGCCAACCAAAGAGCCCCACCAAGCCAACGTTCAGGGCAATATGGGTATAGCGGGCCCAGCCTTGCCCCTTTTGCATAAATGGTGACAGGGCCGCCGATGTCGCAATCAAGCCCGTCATGCCTAAGCCAGCCAACAGGTGAGGGCCCACAAACAGCTTACCGTTGTTGATGTAGGTCACCCCCATACCGCCAATGGTGCCCAACACCATCAGGGCTAAAAGCACCGCCCCAATTTGATGGTGCTTGACATTAAACTTGCCTTTGATCAGTTCTTTCTTCGCGTCTCCCTCCGCCGCGCGGGTACGACGAATTTGCACCCCAAGGTACAGCGCATAAATCGTGAGACCAAACAGCACCCACATCAAAATCGGGTGGAAAAACTGGCTCCACACTTTAATCGATTCTGGAATTTCAAAACTCATACGATCTACCCCTCGATTAGAATACCGTCATAAAACTTATCATACACAGTTCCCCCAGGCTCGATGGCGATCGCCCCTCTCGCACCCAAACCCTCTAGGTAGAAAGGCCGAAACCTTCCCAACCCTAGAGCGGCGAAGAATCTTCGTCCGGTTCCGAATCAAGACCCGAAAAATGGGTATCGTCACCAGACGAGCGATCGCTCTCTTGAGGGGAGTGATCCTCAATCAGTTCATCAGGAACGCTTAGGTCTAAGCGACGAATTTGCACATGGTGGAGGCGCGGGCCCTCGGCGGAGCAAATCGTGAACTCCAGCTTGCCGTAGATAAAAGTTTCTCCTTGGGGCGGAATTTTTTGCAGATGGTAAATAATAAACCCCCCCAAGGTTTGGTACTCTTCCGTAAACGGCAGGTCAAAATTCAAGAGATCATTGACCTCCTCCAAATCCATTTGAGCCTGCACCATCACGGTGCGATCGTCCACAATCTGCATCTCCGGATCTTCAGAACTTTCGCGCTCCGGTGGGTCTCCAATAATCTCGTTAATCACATCTTGGAGCGTGAGCAGGCCAGCCGTTCCGCCAAATTCATCCACCACCATCACCATGGCCTGCCCCGATCGCTGCATCAAGTGCAGTAGCTCATTCAGGGGTGTATATTCGGGAACAAAGCGTGCAGGACGAATCCAATCTTGAATGGGGCTATCCAGGGTAAGGTGCCCCTGGGCCAAGGGTTCTGCCAATTCCTTAAAGTAAATCACGCCACAGACGTCATCCAACGACTCCCCTGTCACAGGGTACCGGGAGTGCCCCGACTCGGCGACCTCCCCCAGCAAAGTACGGAAGGTGGCATCTTTAGGAAGTTCAACAATACTGGTGCGCGGCACCATCACTTCCCCCGCCGTCACTTCGCCAAATTCAAACACGTTGCTGAGTAACTGCCGCTCTTCTGCCTCCAGTCCTGGCGATTCTGCCGAGGTGTTGATGATCAAATGCAGTTCCTCTGGGGTCAAACGGTTGGACCAAACCTGTCCTGTATATTGAATCCCCACCAGCCGCAGCAGCCAGCGCGTGGATTGATTGAGAATCCAAATAAACGGATTAAAAATACGGGCGATCGCCAAACTAGGCGTTCCCAAAAATCGCGAGATCTGCTCCGCGTACAGCATCGCTACAGCTTTAGGACAGAGTTCTCCTAAAACAATTTGCAGGTAGGCAATTAACAGAAAAGCTAGGGGAACCGCAATGGAATGGGACAAAAAGTAGCTGATGGGGCTGGGCAAGGGCGAGACTGCCATGGAGCGCACCAGCAAGGTCGCCATGGTACTTTCCCCAATCCAGCCTAGGGCCAAACTCGATAGGGTAATGCCCAGCTGGGTTGTGGATAAGAGTCGCTCAATGCTGCGCTGCAAATCTTGAACAGTTTTCGCCTGCACATCACCCGCAGACACCAGTTGATTAATCCGCGATCGCCGCACGGAAACAATGGAAAACTCTGCTGCGACAAAAAAACCGTTGATAGAGATCAACAGCAGGACGAGCAATAACCGCATACCTGCATCCGTGGCCGTCAAGGGCACAGGAGATACAGCGGTCATGACACAAAAAGGTTGAGGCATGATGAACACAGAGGAGGCAGGAAGCGTGTTATACCAAGTCACCAAACAAGAGCAGCACCATAAGTTAGACGTTGAGGCATACAGAACCACGTCCTAGCTGAACTCTACAGCAGGACGCTCTATCATGGCTATCCAATTGTGAAGCATCCGTCTGGGGATGCTCAGACGACATCTTCAAAAGCCTTCACCCGGTGGCTCAAGTCCTTCGCCCTCATTGGAAAAAGATGGTTCCTCCAGCACCTCTGGCTCATCCACCCAGTTGTTCTCCGCTGGAGATGGCTCAGATAGGTCATTCACAGGCGTCGCAGCCTGTCCATCCACCGGCTCATCTGGAAAAGGCTCTGCCGTGATCTGATTATCTTCAGAGGGTTCCTCCGCCCCCATCACTGGCTCACGAGATGGCTCACTGGCCGGAGGCTCAGACACTGGCGATGCCGCTGGCGACGTTACTGCGGCGGTGGGCGTATTGCCAGCCATACGGCTTTTTGCGTTGTTGATTAACTCGTCTTCATTGAGAATGGCGAGACCACTCTGGGGGGCACTTTCACCATCACTGGCACCCACTTGCCCCGGACGAGTTTCGGGTTGGGTGACACCGCGCAGCGCTTCCCGTCCTAGGGTATAGCCCCAGGAGCCACTGACGACCCCAGCACCAATCATCATGGAGAGCAAAATGAGGGTTAATCCAAGCGTCGGGTTAATTCTGATCATGGGGGACATTAAAAATGATAGGGATGGGGAGTGGCACAACACACAGCCAGCCCGGTCAGCCAAGGAGAGCCTTACACCAATTTAATGAGGATGCAACATGGGATGTAGTGGCATGACACATCTAATGTAGTGTATTAGAAAAACCTGGAAACCACCTTTCAACAAGGCTTGCAAGTATTCCCTAATGCATCTTTTTAGCTGTGTTTTGCCAGTAGAGTGTGTTAGCGAAGCGTAACGCGCTGCAACCCCTTAGCCAGGATGCGTGATGCGATCGCCAACGCATCCTAACAATCCTGCGCATGTTTCAAGATAGTGGGTATCGGCAGCTTAGGGCACTAGGCCTACGAGCATAGCAACTACTGGTCGAAGATGCTACGCACTATCTGATGAAAACCAGATCAACACCCACTGCACGCACGGGTTAAAATGAGAACCATATTGGTCTATCCCAGGGTTGGCCGAGCGGATTAGGCAGCGAACTCATAATTCGCTTTAGGCGGGTTCAACTCCTGCACCCTGGATTCAACGTTTATCACGAGGCATTCCCGATTAGGATTGAAAGAATGCGATCGCTGCTATCCTTGCCCATGGATCGGCCACAGGTTGATGGTGCCGGTTGATGCTGCAGTCCAATACCTGGCGGTCACCCCAGAGGTTGATCCGGGGAGCGATCGCCCGTGGCAACCTATTGTATTCCCTCTTCTTTTCTCCGATGCCAGATATTCAGTTTCAAACCGAGCCTACTCTGTCCCTGACGACGGCTCCCATCAACGATCTGCGGGCCTATTTGCTGACCCTGATTTGCCAGGTGGCCTATCGCGAAGGCGACTTTTTGCTCACCTCCGGTCAACATACGGATTACTACATCAATGGTAAACAGGTCACCCTCCATCCCCAAGGGGCGATCGCTGTGGGGCGGGTGCTCTTGGCCTCAATTCCAGACCAGGCGATCGCCGTGGCGGGGCTGACGCTAGGAGCCGACCCCATGGTGACTGCCGTCAGTGTGGTCGCGGGCTATGAGGGGCGATCGCTGGCGGCGCTGATTGTGCGCAAAGAAGCCAAGGGCCACGGCACCCAGGCCTATATTGAAGGCTTGCCCCTGCCGGCTGGCAGTCCAGTCGTTGTCCTAGAAGACGTGGTGACCACAGGACAGTCGGCCCTCAAAGCCGTAGACCGTCTACGCAGCCATGGCTATCAGGTGGATCGGGTCTTGGCCTTGGTCGATCGCAACCAGGGCGGCCGCGAGCTGTACGAACAGCACCAGCTCCACTTCGAGGCCATCTTCACCGTGGACGATCTGCGCCAGGAGTGGGCTAAGCTGCATGGAGCGTCCCCATCGAACCCATAAGCCATCCCATTGAGGTGGAGTATTCCACCTCAAGATTGTTCAAATTGACTAGGATTTAGATACCCCTGCGTCAGAGACAAGCCATTGGGCAGCCCCAGGAGTTCACCACCTGGGCTTCCATAAGCTAAACAACTAGGGCTAATAAACCCAGTGGTTGCTAGATAGGGCGGGAGAGCGATCGGATTGCAGAGTCACATAGTTTTGACATCCTCCCCGGACTGAAGGCGCGGGGATTCCCAATCTGCCCGCACTAGGCGGACTCGTCACATCGTTGTCATCATGTTAAATTCCGTCCTTTCACTGAGACAAAAGTGTGTCATTGTTGAGTATCCTCAAGACTTAGTTGATGGATTACCGTGGCTATGTACCTGTCAGATGATGGCAAGTTAACACCTGAAATCCTACAAATTGGAAGCATTTTCGGCAAACTGCCACCGGAGGCAAAGGATTGGTTTGAAAGCCTGCCGTGGCATCAGCGCCGCTACGTTTTGCTGCTCTGCCATCTCATGCGGGTATCGTCGCCCGATGTGCAAGCCGAATTTTTAGACGAATATACCGCCGATGGGCTGGTGTCTCGCAAGTTGGACGATCGCGACACCCAGAACCGCGTCACCCAATACCTCCGGGACTTTCATATCCATACAGAATTGGATGAAGCTCTCCTGCGCAGCTACATTCGTCAGTTCTACATCCACTCTGCCCAAGACACGCGCCGCCAGCCAGATATGTATCTAGAATCGGCCCTGAAGCTTGTGCTCAGTGCCGAAGAGCGCAACAACGTCTTCAACTACATTTTGGGATTTGAACTGCTCAAAATGATGTTCTGCATGAGCTGGCTGGAGCACGAACGCCTCTACCGCCTACAGCGCAACCAAGAGGAGTTTATTACCCTCTATATCAAACCGATTCAACATGCTCATCGGGTGAATGGCATTGTGGTGCCTCGCGACGAAGGCATTTTCTTCGCCCGCCGCAACTACTTTGTACAAAAGCCAGAGCTATCCGACAAGAAACTGATCGAGCTGGTCATCGCCACCTTTACCACCGACACAG
It encodes the following:
- the pyrE gene encoding orotate phosphoribosyltransferase, translated to MPDIQFQTEPTLSLTTAPINDLRAYLLTLICQVAYREGDFLLTSGQHTDYYINGKQVTLHPQGAIAVGRVLLASIPDQAIAVAGLTLGADPMVTAVSVVAGYEGRSLAALIVRKEAKGHGTQAYIEGLPLPAGSPVVVLEDVVTTGQSALKAVDRLRSHGYQVDRVLALVDRNQGGRELYEQHQLHFEAIFTVDDLRQEWAKLHGASPSNP
- a CDS encoding ParM/StbA family protein produces the protein MAHYQCFVDLGSSSTKAVMSDGIGLYAFKCSPLVADMPPSELTIIEAQGEQLGTGLESVSYIQLAPDDPVYALGVDAQGKPNKSTSNLPKSALAHLKVLGVIGELAHRYDLTRVPLDVGVALPFNEYLTDYKPLTHRLLGQKSFTYRGREIDLDLEQVKVLPEAAGLVQWRKVEMAQHGGLSNQTFAVLMFGHRDLSFLFFREGKPPRGEPSSTERLGFQQVLVAISQDMPCNSDDPFLYEALIKGMGSVTFPSRPGQVYRLSDRFEQAKAYYWDLVKHRLDEWFAAVDVPHYEVLISGGVAAILQADLEEYFEDRSAFCTVNWLDHLKEEVAGALSLPSEIEQIRFSDCYGGAKWMALKFHKPAKAGG
- a CDS encoding hemolysin family protein, which encodes MTAVSPVPLTATDAGMRLLLVLLLISINGFFVAAEFSIVSVRRSRINQLVSAGDVQAKTVQDLQRSIERLLSTTQLGITLSSLALGWIGESTMATLLVRSMAVSPLPSPISYFLSHSIAVPLAFLLIAYLQIVLGELCPKAVAMLYAEQISRFLGTPSLAIARIFNPFIWILNQSTRWLLRLVGIQYTGQVWSNRLTPEELHLIINTSAESPGLEAEERQLLSNVFEFGEVTAGEVMVPRTSIVELPKDATFRTLLGEVAESGHSRYPVTGESLDDVCGVIYFKELAEPLAQGHLTLDSPIQDWIRPARFVPEYTPLNELLHLMQRSGQAMVMVVDEFGGTAGLLTLQDVINEIIGDPPERESSEDPEMQIVDDRTVMVQAQMDLEEVNDLLNFDLPFTEEYQTLGGFIIYHLQKIPPQGETFIYGKLEFTICSAEGPRLHHVQIRRLDLSVPDELIEDHSPQESDRSSGDDTHFSGLDSEPDEDSSPL
- a CDS encoding cobyrinic acid a,c-diamide synthase, whose product is MYLSDDGKLTPEILQIGSIFGKLPPEAKDWFESLPWHQRRYVLLLCHLMRVSSPDVQAEFLDEYTADGLVSRKLDDRDTQNRVTQYLRDFHIHTELDEALLRSYIRQFYIHSAQDTRRQPDMYLESALKLVLSAEERNNVFNYILGFELLKMMFCMSWLEHERLYRLQRNQEEFITLYIKPIQHAHRVNGIVVPRDEGIFFARRNYFVQKPELSDKKLIELVIATFTTDTVTNFGFSIIRHINSLHFDYDFIFRPETEPIFQ
- a CDS encoding HhoA/HhoB/HtrA family serine endopeptidase, which translates into the protein MGTLTRQLGIYLILLAAGGGAGWAGNQYLNARQETLNPSVSETAETETITPLAARPEPTEAISPSIAAVNNNPNFIADAVEKVGPAVVRINASRRVASGIPDGFPNPLRRFFEDDTLPLPEERIQEGTGSGFILSADGQLITNAHVVEGADTVEVTLKDGRTFQGEVLGTDPVTDIAVIKIDAVDLPTVTLGNSETLIPGQWAIAIGNPLGLDNTVTAGIISATGRSSSQIGIPDKRVRFIQTDAAINPGNSGGPLLNDRGEVIGINTAIRANAQGLGFAIPIETALRVAQQLVETGRVEHPFLGIQMVDLDDNFKAQVSNDPTIQIDDDLDEGVVIIKVMPDTPADNAGLRTGDVILSMNDVPVTTATDVQAQVELSGVDEDIEIGINRNGELETISVRTGTMPDSGIN
- a CDS encoding M23 family metallopeptidase; translation: MRRRRPYQQLGSIAVLLGLAMGSGQAIAQDIPAGDPETLCGLPALARIQTHVVQPGETLEAIAAQYGLIPSTLMGLNPALQQGNVSNGMSLQIPPYNGIRVTVPSGTTWQDVSRQYNVRADVLFEVNGCVRSPAAMAFIPGVNWSPSSAATPSTLDDSPINGYPLSEPVEVAVGYGWQIDPISGEVVFHSGVDLAAASGTSVLAVGSGTVAFAAEQGNYGNLVVINHSQGLQTRYAQLDGIQVTVGQQVRQGQQVGTVGETGLVSFPHLHFEVRTNSDLGWVAQNPANYVPQTSLVRR
- a CDS encoding DUF4079 domain-containing protein, with the translated sequence MSFEIPESIKVWSQFFHPILMWVLFGLTIYALYLGVQIRRTRAAEGDAKKELIKGKFNVKHHQIGAVLLALMVLGTIGGMGVTYINNGKLFVGPHLLAGLGMTGLIATSAALSPFMQKGQGWARYTHIALNVGLVGLFGWQALTGMQIVQRLIEKL
- a CDS encoding peptidase C15 codes for the protein MPHQTSNSSDDLIAELLRSRTVLPTLQTLRHLPVNFQQAPLQAIAGVNRIRPHVLLCCGMSERSQTLNLESRAIAPRETLYTPFHLDRLVDGLTMTQISHDAGRFVCNYLYYAMLRYVRDQHLDLPCLFIHVPILTEANRWAILNDFQKILHRVCHSQPLVDFPDESRYLQNLDLSPNRRYVDVALDSHAS